The following is a genomic window from Sutcliffiella horikoshii.
ATTGCTCAGGAGAAAGCAGAATGGCATACTTCTCCTGTAAAAGAAACATCTGTCCGTGACATGCAGGAATATATTCTTCAGCATTATCGCCGAAACATTACAATAGAGGAATTGGCAGCTTTAATTGGGGTGACACCGAATTATGTGACCGTCTTGTTTAAAGAGGTGATAGGGATCACTCCTATACAGTATCTTCATCAAACTCGCATTAATAATGCTTGGAATTTAATTAGTACAACGAAGATGACGATTAAGGAGGTTGCGGAGCATTTAGGTTATTGCGATCAGTCGTATTTTAACAGGATGTTTAAAAAGTGGATGGGAATCCCGCCTTCTCAAGTGAAGAAGACATAAGAAAAAGCATAGAGATTGGCCTCTATGCTTTTTCGGTGGTCGTTTTTGTTTCGGTTTTGACTGCTTCGCGGAAGGCTTTTTGGAATTTGAGTGTGTATGGTCCTGGCTTTGCTTGTGAAAAAGTGACGCCATCGATTTTGATGATAGGCATTATTTCACTGGTTGTGGATGTAAGGAATACTTCATCTGCCTCCATCAGTTCCTCTTTATGGAATGGTTGAATTTTATAATCCCAACCATTTATATCCATAATTTCTAGCAGTTTCGTTCTCGTAATTCCGTTCAAAATTAAGTTATTGGCTGGATGGGTTTGGAGAATCCCGTCTTTGACGATGAAAATATTAGAAGATGAACCTTCGGTAACAATCCCGTCTCTAAAAAGTATGGTTTCAAATGCCCCAGCCTCGCTTGCTTTTTGCTTGACCATAATATTGTAGAGCAGGTTTAGACTTTTAATATCGCATCGAAGCC
Proteins encoded in this region:
- the dat gene encoding D-amino-acid transaminase, producing the protein MKVLMNDEIMERNEAKVDIEDRGYQFGDGVYEVVNIYEGVPFTLKEHIARFYRSAKEIGILLNEQPEQLCNRLLELIDVNNMTKGGLYLQISRGVSNRSHHYDQSLTPQLVAYPLPYKSVEDAQTKGVEAITAEDMRWLRCDIKSLNLLYNIMVKQKASEAGAFETILFRDGIVTEGSSSNIFIVKDGILQTHPANNLILNGITRTKLLEIMDINGWDYKIQPFHKEELMEADEVFLTSTTSEIMPIIKIDGVTFSQAKPGPYTLKFQKAFREAVKTETKTTTEKA